Part of the Rhipicephalus sanguineus isolate Rsan-2018 chromosome 5, BIME_Rsan_1.4, whole genome shotgun sequence genome is shown below.
TTGCCGTGTAACGCCCGAGTCATTTCTGTATTGCACTGGACTAGACTCAACACCTGTAACATTGAGCTTGTGCGTCGAGTTGTTGTGTGCATCAGCAGTATTCAGGTCACTTTGCTGGCTCTTTGGTGTAGAACCACTCGCATAACCCGACGTATCCACGGAAGGAAAAGTGTTCAACCTTATGGTTGACTTGCGGTCTACTTCCGCAATATTGGCTTCAGAAGATGAGCTGCTGTCCATAGGAGATATGCTGGATGCACTAGTCGTGTTCCTGCATGGTAGCTTCGTCATTAGTTCATTTGCAGAAGAGTTGTCACTCGCCACATTACTGGATTTAGCGCCCGTTGAGACATTATGTACCGCACTAAAGATATAGTCTTGTACTGTGGCAGCGGCTGCAGCAGTTTCACTGTGACCTGTTGGAGAAATGGTTGGTGTAGCGGTTGAGTGTTCGcctggtgaagttacgctaagtttCGCCGACACCACATCGTGTCTTGCCACAGCTTCTCTAGCATCGCTTGAGTTCTCAACCGCCAGATGACTTGTCGGTGCCACCGTCGAGCGTTTCTCGCTATGTGTGGAATTACATGGCGTACTAGAAATGTTGGATCTAGATGAGACGCCATATTCAGCGCTAGAGTTCTCTCCTTTTATAACATTTGAACTTTCAGTAGGCGAGGTTGCACCAGTTGAAACCCCAGTGGAAAGATTCATCGTCGCAACACTCGAGGTGTTGTCTGGTTTTACAGAAACGTACACAGCGGTAGAACTATTCTCCATCGAAGGTTGACTAGGTGTACCTGCCCTATTCACAACAGCATGTGTAGTAAGGGCCCTTGTATGAGACGACTTTTCAGATGTCGCACGGCTGTTATTCGCTTTTTGAGAAATGCACGGGGCCGTGCTTGAGCTGTTGCCAGTTTGTGTGAAATTACGCATCTGCAACGAAACGCTGCTCGCAGCAGAAGTGCTCGGCAAAAATAGGGAGTTATTGGCAGCTGTAGATATATTTTGATTCTGTCGGATCGCATCTGAGGTAATCCCAACAGAAGAGTTCAGGTTTATCGAATCGCTGCTAGGCGCAAAACTAGAGCTGCTGACAACTTGCGGGGAAGTGGATGGAGATGTCGAGTTGTGCTCTAACGAGGAAATGGTGACCATACTGGTTGGATTCGGGATAGTTGATGCTTTCGGCAGCTGCGTTGCTGTCTTTTCCGACTTTCCTGAGCAGTTGCCTGTTTTCACGCTACTAAATGAACCAGTGGAACTAGGCTCGATTGAAGAATTATCTGCAAGTGTGGTCACACTATCCTGTGGTACAATGCTGGGCTCTGAGCGTGGTGTATCCTGAGCTGTCGAATAGCTGATTGCATCACTTGAATTGGTGTCCGTCGCCCAACTTTGAACAATTGAGCTGTCAGATTGCGTAGTGTCGGAAATTGAAGTAAACAAATCCGTTGCCGAAATGTTGGGGTTGGCCGTTGACTGCTTAGCTACAGCATTGGTCGGGTACGTAGTATGCGAAGAAATCACGCTTCCGTCTGCCGAAATATTAGATCCTACGTTGAAACTATTCATTTTTGTCGTAGCGTCTGCAAGAATGGAATCGCCAGAGCTCAAATTTCTACAAGGCTGAGTATATGATATCCCTGAATTTGTAGTGGCATGTTCAGTAATGTTTTCAATGTTCGCCGCAGTTGCGCTCTGGCTCGTTTTCTCAGTAGAAGACGCGGTAGTCATGCGAACGGTAGTTGCTATTGTGGTAGTATCATTATTTTCTAGGCCTCTCACATAAACTGACGTGTTTGTTGCAGTGGGTTTAGATGCTGACATGTTTACCACCTTACTGGAGCTCTCGGTTGGATTGGAATCAGTGgtcgagaaactttcatcactttCGCTGGTAATTGATGGGGTCTCGAAACTATCCACGCTGGCATTATTACTGCCTTGAGCCTTTGTAATGCCTAAGATTTCAGAGGAGGTATGTTCGGTCCTCGTGATCTTGCTAGCCGCATCAGTGGAACTCCTTGTTTCAGTGCTACTCCTCACCGTGCTTGAGTGGTCATTTGTTATTTCTGTAAGTGAGGATGCGTCAGTGCTTGTGGGAGAGGATATGAGGGTTGTAGCAGTTGGTTGACTGTCCATTGATTTATTTGTTGTTTCTGGCGCGCTAGATTTAATTGCCAATGTCGTGTTTGCAATGTCTGTAGCCCTACCGACATCGTGAGAGTCTTCAGTGGGAGAACTATGACTCTCTCCAGCACCATTGGTAATTGATGCTTTAGAAGAACTGTTACCACCTGGGAAAGATCTAGGTTTAGCAGGTGTTATCGCTAAAACGTCGATAGTAGGCTGCTCTCTGCCTGAAGTCGTACTCGTTGAATCAGTTGAAGTTTTCTTTTGAGAAACGCTTTCCGTTAGACTTGTGGCGCCATCCTCgtgagttggtacagatgcagcTGTCGTATTTTCAGCAGATGATGCAGATGTATTCACCTTTTTCCGAAGCACCTCATCAGTTGTATTTTTTTGAAAGGTGTTTTTAGTTACCACCGTGGATGACGTAATACTGGATCTCTCAGCATGCGTAGAAACTTTAAACGACGACCTTGTACTTTCTTCTGTGGAGAACTTCACAGATAGTGTGGAAGTAACCTCTGTGGTCAGATTATCGACGTTATGATCGTTTGCTTTCCTTATTGTTGTCGAAGAAGTATTATAAGTCCCCGTAGCTATGGTCACCGGATCAGTGGGAACTGCTTCTGTGGAATTAATTATCACAGCACCTGTGCTACTATTTGCTAGTTCTGCAGCAGATGAAGCTGTAATGCTGGAAGGAGACAGAGTTTCAGTGGTTCGATGGCGTGTGGTATTATTTCTTTGTTCAGATACAGTTTCCCTTGTTGCTGATGTTGATGCTGTGTTATTGCTGTTCCATATACGAGAATGGACAGACGTCACTCTTGAACCTTCTTCTACAGACGTGTTCAAAAAGTGTACAGTGGAGCTTTCTCCACTATGCTGTTTACTTGTTTTATCGGCTGGACCAGTAGGGGGATGAACTATGTCCCCAGCTGTGCTGATCCTCTCAATGGAAGTTAGTGCCTTCGGATTGCTTGTCACAACGATTGTGGTGCCGTTGTCGTGTTGTGTAATAGACGCCGCAGACGTGCTAGTTGAAGATGGGCTATTGGTGCTCGCATTGTGCGTGGCTTTCatggttgatgctgttgttgtTTTGACTTCAGAATAGTTCGATACCTTACTTGTCGTCTCGGATATATGCGAATCACCGGGCGGTATCGCTGTACTTGTTTTGTTTGATGACTTCGTCGTTTCTCTGACAGAACCATTTATGGTCGCGTTGTTGTTTTGATGTGCATTTGACTCGTCTGCAGCTGCCGTAGATGGATGACCGAGCCCGGTAACAATGCTTGCCTCATAAGGTGTATATGTAGAAGTTTGTATGAGCACAGTTTGGCTGCTGTTCACAGGTGCGGTATCGGACGCCGAAGTTACTATCGCTGTTGATGTTCTCATACCCGAATTTTCTTGACCCGATTGATGAGCTTTTGTTGGGGCACTAACGGTCTTCTCTGTTGACGAGCTTGATATTTCAGTTCTGTTATTGTATATCTTAAAATGGCGAGACGGTATTCTTTCAATTTCTGTGGTAGATATCTCACTATGGTGGGTAACAGTACCCTCTATTCTACCATCTCGGCTGGCTTCATTATTCGATTGGACTGTAATTGTGGTAGAGGATTGTTTTTTGACGGTATCTGTGCTCACCACATAAGTTGATGTCGTTGCAGCAGAACTATTCGTGAAATCACTTTCGCTTGTGTTTCTTAGTGTTGTAACAGATGTCCTTGATGCAGTAGTCGAAGGTGTGGGTTCTGTGTCTTCCAGTCCTGTGGCAATAGTTGTTATTTCGGCAGTTTCTGCTTTCCCTGTAGAAGTGCGCGATGCGGTACTTGAGTCTTCGGATATCTGGGGATCTACGCTCGTCATTCTTGTGCTTTCTTCggtcgatctagtaaccgatatTGTCGCCAAACTCGACGTGGTAGCGTTATTATCGTGATTAACGTTTACATTGCGTGTTGCAGTAGTAGCGGAATGATCACTACCAGAGGCAATGCTATTCTCAGCATTTCGAGATGTAGCAGAAGTGCTCACCAACACACTCCTGTTATTGTTCGTTTGTTCAGTTTCAGATGCTGAGATTAAGTTTGTGGAAGTTGTTATATGCTCTTGTGTTATATTAGTTCTCTGTTGAGTTACAGTTTCCGCTGTAGGCGAATTCGAAACAATGCCTTCCGATGTGTGAGAGTCAAGAGAAGCCAGTTTGGTGCTCGCTTCGGTTGATTTGCTGAACGAACGTGTGGTTGAACTTTGCATGTCGCCGTTATTGCTGTCGTTTAGTTTAGATTTCACCGTTGCTGTTGTAGAAATACGATCTATTCTAGTAGCTATGTTTTCAGTAGAAGTTGCTGGATGAGAACTGGCAGCCACAACAGTTCTTgaggtggtcgacatttctgaAACGGGCGCCGCTGTTGTGCTCGTCAATGGTGTCGTCGCATTCGTGTGTGCCTTGTGTGTGGTTTTAACCGTTTCCACAGGTTTGGCTTCAGTCGTTTCCGAACTTGATACATTCATTTCACTCTCAGGTGTGCCAGAATCGATAGTCGTCGCCCTTGTAGTTTTTTCTGTTGACGTGCTAAAAAACTTTACAGTTGCGCCTTCTCTGGAACCGTAATTGCTGTCATGTTCATTTGTACTTGATTTATTCGTAGAGGGATGGTGTTTCCCAGTAGCTCTGCTGAACCCGTCATTGGAAGTTGGCAACTTCGATGTGTTTGTCACTGCCTTTGTGGTGTTGCTGTCATATTTTGTAACAAATGCCGCACTTGTGCTTGTTGCAGATGTCGTACTGGTACTTGCATTCTGTTCGTGTGTGGTCGTTATTCGCGTTGCTGTTTTCTCCGTCGAGTAGTCGGATACTTTACTCGTGATCTCAGATATGTGCGACACGCCGGGCGGTGTTTCCGTACTTTCTCCGTTTGAAGCCTTAGTCGTGCGTATTACTGAATTCTTTGGGGTCCTGCTCATGTTTTTATGTCTATTTGACTCGTATGCAGCTTCCGTTGATGGATGATTGAGCCCAGTAGTAATGCTTGCTTCACGAAGTATGGACGTATGTATGAGCCCCGCACGGCTGCTGTTCGCTGATGCCGAATCGGATGTCAAGGTTACTCTCGATGGGGGTGTTGTCATATCCGAATTTTTTATTTCCGATTCATGAGCGTTTGTTGAAACAGTAACGGTCTTCTCTGTTGAAGAGCTTGATATTTCACTTGTGTCATTAAGTGCTATTCTTGCAATGCCTGTGGTAGATGTCTTAGTAGACCGGGTGACAAAACCCCCTATTGCAACGTTTTCGCTGCCTTCATTATTCGATTGGTCTGTTGCTGTGGTAGAGGCATGTTTTGTGATGGTATCCGTGTTCACGACATGTTTTGATGTTACAGTAGAAGTACTCGTGAACACACTTTCGCTGGTGTTTTTTAGTGTTGGAACAGCTGTCTTTGACATTATTGTGGCGCCTGTGTTTCCCAGTCCTGTGGCGCTGTTTGTTGTTTCGGCAGTTTCTACTTTCGCTGTTGAAGTGCTCGGTACTGTAGTACTTGAGTTTTCATATATCTGAGAATCGCCACGCCGAATTCTTGAGCTTTCTTCTGTCGATATAGCAACAGATGTAGCCCTACTTAATGTGGCATCGTTATTGTTGTGATGAGTGTTTGCATTACGTGTCCCTGTGGAAGAGAAATGATTATTCCCTGGGTCAATGCTGCCCTCAATATTTGAAGATGCTGCAGACGTGCTCACGAACGCACTCTTGTTAAGTGTGGTTAGTTCATTGTCAGATGCAGTGGTTAATTTTGTGGAAGTTGTAATATTCGTTATTGGCTCGTGTTGAGTTACAGTTTCCACTGTTGGCAAATTGGAAGCAATGCTTGAACCTTGCGATATTTGAGAGTCAAGAGATGCAGGCTTTGTGCTCCCTTCGGGTGGAGCGCTGAACAATCGTGTGGCTGCACTTTGTGTGCCACTATTATTGCTGTCACGTCCATTTGATTTATATATTGCTGTTGTAGATATGCCATCCATTCCAATATCTTGGTTATCAGTGGAAGTTGCTTCGTGAGAACTGGCAGTCGACACGCTTTTCGAGGTGTTCGATATTTCTGAAACGGATGCCGGTGATACGCTCGCCGAAGGTGACGTCGCATGCGTGCTTGCCGTGTTTGTGGTATTAAGTTTTGCTGAAGATACAGTTTGCATCGTCACGGGACGTGATTCATTCTTTTCGCTCTCCTGTATTCGAGATTCGAGAGATCTTGTTCTACTGCTTTGTTCTGTCGATGTGCTCAGAAACCTGACATTCGAGCCCGCTCTGGTACTGTAATTACTGTCCCGTTCATTTGATTTATCTGATGTATTCGTAGAGGGATGGCGTATCGCAGTAGCTGTGCTGATGAACATATCAGTGGAAGTTTGTTCCTTCGTTGTGGTTATCGCCGACTTTGTGGTGCTGCTGGCTTGTTGTGTAACAGATGCCACTGATGCGCTAGTTGATGTTGTCACATTGGTACTTGTATTCTTCGCGGCTTTTGTGGTTGTTGTGTCCGTTGCTGTTGCTGTTTTCTCTGTCGAATAGTTTGATAGGTTACTTGTGATCTCGGATTCATGCGAAATGCCGGGCGATATTTCCGTACTTTCTTCGTTTGACGCCTGATTCTTGCGTGTCCCTGAGCTCTTTGTGGTCCCGTTTACGTTTGCATGTTTATTCGCCTTATCTGCAGCTGCCGTAGATCGATTACCGAGCCCAGTAGAAACGCCTGCCTCATAAGTTGTAGATGCAGAAGTTTGTGTGAGCGCGGTTTGGCTGCTGTGAGCTGACGCGGTATCGGACGTCGAAGTTACTCTCGCTGGTGATGTTCCCACATACGAATTTTCTTCACCCGACTGATCAAATTTTGTAGAAACAGTTACGGTCTTCTCGGTTGAAGCGCTTGATATTTTACCGGTGTTATTAGATGCGTGAAAACTACCAGATGGTATTTTTGCACTCTT
Proteins encoded:
- the LOC119393898 gene encoding serine-rich adhesin for platelets-like is translated as MFISTATAIRHPSTNTSDKSNERDSNYSTRAGSNVRFLSTSTEQSSRTRSLESRIQESEKNESRPVTMQTVSSAKLNTTNTASTHATSPSASVSPASVSEISNTSKSVSTASSHEATSTDNQDIGMDGISTTAIYKSNGRDSNNSGTQSAATRLFSAPPEGSTKPASLDSQISQGSSIASNLPTVETVTQHEPITNITTSTKLTTASDNELTTLNKSAFVSTSAASSNIEGSIDPGNNHFSSTGTRNANTHHNNNDATLSRATSVAISTEESSRIRRGDSQIYENSSTTVPSTSTAKVETAETTNSATGLGNTGATIMSKTAVPTLKNTSESVFTSTSTVTSKHVVNTDTITKHASTTATDQSNNEGSENVAIGGFVTRSTKTSTTGIARIALNDTSEISSSSTEKTVTVSTNAHESEIKNSDMTTPPSRVTLTSDSASANSSRAGLIHTSILREASITTGLNHPSTEAAYESNRHKNMSRTPKNSVIRTTKASNGESTETPPGVSHISEITSKVSDYSTEKTATRITTTHEQNASTSTTSATSTSAAFVTKYDSNTTKAVTNTSKLPTSNDGFSRATGKHHPSTNKSSTNEHDSNYGSREGATVKFFSTSTEKTTRATTIDSGTPESEMNVSSSETTEAKPVETVKTTHKAHTNATTPLTSTTAAPVSEMSTTSRTVVAASSHPATSTENIATRIDRISTTATVKSKLNDSNNGDMQSSTTRSFSKSTEASTKLASLDSHTSEGIVSNSPTAETVTQQRTNITQEHITTSTNLISASETEQTNNNRSVLVSTSATSRNAENSIASGSDHSATTATRNVNVNHDNNATTSSLATISVTRSTEESTRMTSVDPQISEDSSTASRTSTGKAETAEITTIATGLEDTEPTPSTTASRTSVTTLRNTSESDFTNSSAATTSTYVVSTDTVKKQSSTTITVQSNNEASRDGRIEGTVTHHSEISTTEIERIPSRHFKIYNNRTEISSSSTEKTVSAPTKAHQSGQENSGMRTSTAIVTSASDTAPVNSSQTVLIQTSTYTPYEASIVTGLGHPSTAAADESNAHQNNNATINGSVRETTKSSNKTSTAIPPGDSHISETTSKVSNYSEVKTTTASTMKATHNASTNSPSSTSTSAASITQHDNGTTIVVTSNPKALTSIERISTAGDIVHPPTGPADKTSKQHSGESSTVHFLNTSVEEGSRVTSVHSRIWNSNNTASTSATRETVSEQRNNTTRHRTTETLSPSSITASSAAELANSSTGAVIINSTEAVPTDPVTIATGTYNTSSTTIRKANDHNVDNLTTEVTSTLSVKFSTEESTRSSFKVSTHAERSSITSSTVVTKNTFQKNTTDEVLRKKVNTSASSAENTTAASVPTHEDGATSLTESVSQKKTSTDSTSTTSGREQPTIDVLAITPAKPRSFPGGNSSSKASITNGAGESHSSPTEDSHDVGRATDIANTTLAIKSSAPETTNKSMDSQPTATTLISSPTSTDASSLTEITNDHSSTVRSSTETRSSTDAASKITRTEHTSSEILGITKAQGSNNASVDSFETPSITSESDESFSTTDSNPTESSSKVVNMSASKPTATNTSVYVRGLENNDTTTIATTVRMTTASSTEKTSQSATAANIENITEHATTNSGISYTQPCRNLSSGDSILADATTKMNSFNVGSNISADGSVISSHTTYPTNAVAKQSTANPNISATDLFTSISDTTQSDSSIVQSWATDTNSSDAISYSTAQDTPRSEPSIVPQDSVTTLADNSSIEPSSTGSFSSVKTGNCSGKSEKTATQLPKASTIPNPTSMVTISSLEHNSTSPSTSPQVVSSSSFAPSSDSINLNSSVGITSDAIRQNQNISTAANNSLFLPSTSAASSVSLQMRNFTQTGNSSSTAPCISQKANNSRATSEKSSHTRALTTHAVVNRAGTPSQPSMENSSTAVYVSVKPDNTSSVATMNLSTGVSTGATSPTESSNVIKGENSSAEYGVSSRSNISSTPCNSTHSEKRSTVAPTSHLAVENSSDAREAVARHDVVSAKLSVTSPGEHSTATPTISPTGHSETAAAAATVQDYIFSAVHNVSTGAKSSNVASDNSSANELMTKLPCRNTTSASSISPMDSSSSSEANIAEVDRKSTIRLNTFPSVDTSGYASGSTPKSQQSDLNTADAHNNSTHKLNVTGVESSPVQYRNDSGVTRQLYATTENSSDTNRSSGKYNSVTKPTPGCKNSTSAPSIPREENSTSNLATNAEANTQSRALSTTSTGKRSSSYFNIWTTASGPAQISNGSNVALRDATVEEMFIDSTRTAEKENAPTTESVTPPPCKNVTIARTDSPVDYNSNVSNSFVRAESNSSDVTYSYPIDRNQSSTREVSSSTSAPKLFLPHFFTTVSSSAQANGSHVATHNTSSAKKFNYTHTTARENNSNSTNGISSTLSSFITTSDSTETDRTSSNESSPAKNKKKPCPTNSSLVIKNSTTTLDSFAAVNSSKVAADATSTNSSSVTPKSSLTPDTNSYPASTESADLSKSNGLVNEARSSNSTAKDPSPFQSTTSGPRHREPCEKTKSVSPRRSVRSKRGSRRLLPLGRLRT